From Lolium perenne isolate Kyuss_39 chromosome 5, Kyuss_2.0, whole genome shotgun sequence, a single genomic window includes:
- the LOC127325908 gene encoding probable E3 ubiquitin-protein ligase ATL44, with protein MPRHLLQESVDRLAAMAEPPASAAGGAGGPHRDTFLIMAAVLCFLLCVVGLALVARWSRLCNPSAFSVDAMAAKAPCKGIKKKALQSLPTVSWAAPEQSEQQQEVPECAICLAEFALGDEVRVLPTCGHGFHAACVDVWLLSSSTCPSCRRALVVSLPPATEPPTATRCCERPGVALQNSATGVAASRCRSSAQ; from the coding sequence ATGCCGCGCCATCTGCTGCAGGAGTCCGTCGACCGCCTGGCCGCGATGGCCGAGCCGCCGGCTTCAGCGGCCGGCGGTGCTGGGGGGCCGCACAGGGACACGTTCCTCATCATGGCGGCGGTGCTCTGCTTCCTGCTCTGCGTTGTCGGGCTGGCCCTCGTCGCGCGGTGGTCCAGGCTCTGCAACCCCTCCGCCTTCTCCGTCGACGCAATGGCGGCCAAGGCGCCCTGCAAGGGGATCAAGAAGAAGGCGCTGCAGTCGCTGCCCACCGTGTCGTGGGCGGCGCCGGAGCAGAGTGAGCAGCAGCAGGAGGTGCCGGAGTGCGCCATCTGCCTCGCCGAGTTCGCGCTCGGCGACGAGGTGCGCGTGCTCCCGACGTGCGGCCACGGCTTCCACGCCGCCTGCGTCGACGTGTGGCTCCTCTCCAGCTCCACCTGCCCCTCCTGCCGCCGCGCCCTCGTCGTCTCGCTGCCGCCAGCAACCGAACCTCCGACGGCGACAAGGTGCTGTGAGCGGCCCGGCGTCGCTCTGCAGAACTCGGCCACCGGCGTGGCCGCATCTCGTTGCCGGTCGTCGGCACAGTAG